From a region of the Umboniibacter marinipuniceus genome:
- a CDS encoding extracellular solute-binding protein yields MKKMVTWLAFLAATMSLVGCDQPAKEADVLTVYTARKEQLVKPLFDRFTAETGIEVRYITDSAGPLLARIQAEGENTPADVFITVDAGHLWHAAQSGVLMPTESELLRANVPAHLRDPNDLWFGLSQRARTMVYNTDRISADELSTYEALAASEWNNRLCLRTSQKVYNQSLVATMIEADGEQATREVVAGWVNNLAQEPFSNDTQAMQAVAAGVCDVTIVNTYYFGRLQVSNPELPLALFWANQGEDQRGIHVNISGAGILKHAPNPGLAQQLIEWLSQPEAQYLFAEINQEFPVNTAVERSEQVASWGEFKTDQVNLSVAGERQAQAMKLMDEVGYR; encoded by the coding sequence ATGAAAAAGATGGTAACTTGGCTGGCGTTCTTGGCTGCCACGATGTCGCTAGTTGGCTGTGATCAACCAGCTAAAGAAGCTGATGTACTAACGGTATACACGGCGCGTAAGGAACAGTTGGTAAAGCCGTTGTTTGACCGTTTCACCGCAGAGACAGGTATCGAAGTTCGCTACATTACGGATTCAGCAGGCCCCTTGTTAGCGCGTATCCAAGCCGAGGGTGAAAATACCCCTGCGGACGTATTCATTACCGTTGACGCCGGCCACCTTTGGCACGCGGCACAAAGCGGTGTCTTGATGCCTACTGAAAGTGAATTGCTCCGTGCGAATGTTCCGGCGCATCTTCGTGATCCGAATGACTTATGGTTTGGTCTCTCACAGCGAGCTCGGACCATGGTGTATAACACAGATCGCATCTCGGCCGACGAGCTCTCCACCTATGAGGCGCTCGCTGCAAGTGAATGGAACAATCGTCTTTGTTTACGTACCTCGCAAAAGGTCTACAATCAGAGTTTAGTTGCAACCATGATCGAAGCGGACGGCGAGCAAGCTACTCGTGAGGTAGTTGCTGGTTGGGTGAATAACCTAGCGCAAGAACCCTTCTCTAATGACACTCAGGCAATGCAAGCTGTTGCGGCTGGCGTTTGTGATGTCACAATTGTAAACACTTACTATTTCGGCAGGCTCCAAGTGTCTAATCCCGAGCTGCCACTCGCCTTATTCTGGGCGAACCAAGGCGAAGATCAGCGGGGCATTCACGTAAATATCTCCGGTGCTGGTATTCTGAAGCATGCGCCAAACCCTGGCTTAGCTCAGCAACTGATTGAGTGGCTTAGTCAGCCAGAAGCACAGTATCTATTCGCTGAAATCAACCAAGAGTTTCCGGTGAATACCGCCGTAGAGCGCAGTGAACAGGTGGCCTCATGGGGTGAATTCAAAACTGACCAAGTCAACCTCAGTGTCGCGGGCGAACGCCAGGCACAAGCCATGAAGTTGATGGATGAAGTAGGCTACCGTTAA
- a CDS encoding FAD-dependent monooxygenase, which translates to MTRVVIAGGGLVGRMTALQLAQSEAVTSVQIFDPNPVTSTEANALDVRSTALSAGTLNELVRLGISAQQLDAQPISGIHVSASQHFGGIALQAQEINQTHFGAVVENHKLLNALSRQIASEPTIQAGRVAAISKFAVVENGIQLETSLGDKQEAKLLVIADGAKSQLLKQAGIAVDNTDYQQLALVFNVALKKPHQGVARERFADGKPLALLPLTQQRYAAVWCVSPERAKSLIALSEDAFIERFEAAATLRFGGVAEIGKIASFPVAAQQAQELFRRGVAVIGNAAHTLHPVAGQGFNLCVRDGAKLASALEAYAWPQSYSSLTHWHQAVHQDQALVFNACDQLVRSFAVPSRFASVARSSAMLTLASLPVLREEFLLRAAGLHPTQQGLSL; encoded by the coding sequence ATGACCCGAGTGGTGATTGCAGGGGGTGGCCTGGTAGGAAGGATGACAGCGTTGCAACTGGCTCAGAGTGAGGCAGTGACGTCTGTCCAGATCTTTGATCCGAACCCGGTGACTTCAACCGAAGCCAATGCGCTGGATGTTCGATCGACGGCCCTTTCCGCAGGAACACTCAATGAGTTAGTTAGGCTTGGTATTTCTGCGCAGCAGTTGGATGCACAGCCGATTTCTGGCATTCATGTTTCAGCCAGTCAACATTTCGGTGGCATAGCGCTTCAGGCTCAGGAGATTAATCAGACTCATTTCGGCGCGGTGGTAGAAAACCATAAATTGCTCAATGCACTGAGCCGTCAAATTGCTTCGGAGCCAACCATTCAGGCAGGTCGCGTAGCGGCGATCAGTAAGTTCGCCGTAGTTGAAAATGGGATTCAGCTCGAGACGAGCCTAGGCGACAAGCAAGAAGCAAAACTCTTAGTAATAGCTGATGGAGCAAAAAGCCAATTGCTCAAGCAGGCTGGCATCGCGGTTGATAATACGGACTATCAGCAGCTTGCCTTAGTGTTTAATGTGGCGTTGAAAAAGCCTCATCAGGGGGTAGCGCGAGAGCGTTTTGCCGACGGTAAGCCGTTGGCGTTGTTGCCGCTTACACAGCAGCGCTATGCGGCAGTCTGGTGTGTTAGCCCAGAGCGCGCTAAGTCACTTATTGCACTGTCTGAGGACGCATTTATTGAGCGTTTTGAGGCGGCCGCAACGCTCCGTTTTGGTGGCGTTGCTGAGATAGGCAAGATTGCCTCGTTTCCAGTTGCCGCTCAGCAAGCACAGGAACTATTTCGTCGCGGCGTAGCGGTGATTGGTAATGCCGCGCACACGTTGCATCCAGTGGCTGGACAGGGATTCAACCTCTGCGTCCGCGATGGTGCAAAATTGGCGAGTGCACTGGAGGCGTATGCTTGGCCACAGTCCTATTCGTCATTAACTCACTGGCACCAAGCGGTTCATCAGGATCAGGCCCTAGTGTTTAATGCCTGTGATCAGCTAGTTCGAAGCTTTGCTGTACCAAGTCGATTTGCCTCAGTTGCGCGGAGTTCAGCGATGCTTACCCTAGCCTCATTGCCAGTCCTGCGCGAAGAATTCCTCTTGCGCGCAGCGGGGCTTCACCCAACTCAACAGGGGCTATCGTTATGA
- a CDS encoding HAD family hydrolase has translation MALALFDLDNTLIVGDSDHYWGEFLIAKGLVSESEHREKNDQYYRDYLDSTLDINDYLHFAMGHFHGKSLTSVQPLLNEYVANVTPTIAPHSRELIEAHDSAGDTLVIVTATNQILAQGVASALGVNHLIATDVRVEDGVIIGGLDGEANFRDGKITKMKQWISQHGGSLSDAYFYSDSHNDIPLLEAVKWPIAVDPDEKLTNWALLNDHPIISLRD, from the coding sequence ATGGCACTCGCACTATTCGATTTGGACAACACATTAATAGTTGGTGATTCAGATCACTATTGGGGAGAGTTCCTCATTGCAAAGGGGCTGGTTTCTGAGTCTGAGCACCGCGAGAAAAATGATCAGTACTATCGCGATTATTTAGACTCAACGCTGGATATTAACGATTATTTGCACTTCGCCATGGGCCACTTCCACGGTAAGTCACTTACCAGCGTGCAGCCACTTCTGAACGAATATGTGGCTAACGTCACTCCTACCATTGCGCCACATAGTCGTGAATTGATCGAAGCGCATGATAGCGCTGGGGATACGCTCGTTATTGTCACCGCCACAAACCAAATCCTAGCGCAGGGCGTTGCTAGCGCACTGGGCGTAAATCATCTCATCGCTACGGATGTGCGGGTGGAAGATGGCGTTATTATTGGCGGTTTGGACGGCGAGGCGAATTTCCGCGACGGTAAGATCACCAAAATGAAGCAGTGGATTAGCCAACACGGTGGTAGTTTGTCAGACGCTTATTTTTACAGCGACTCCCACAATGATATCCCCCTGCTTGAAGCGGTGAAATGGCCAATCGCCGTAGATCCCGATGAGAAACTTACTAACTGGGCGCTACTCAATGATCACCCCATCATTAGCCTAAGAGACTAG
- a CDS encoding class I SAM-dependent rRNA methyltransferase, producing the protein MSDSLNTLFLKRGAEKRIRGGHLWLYSNEVDKQRSSLKTFGLGEQVLVKAHDDKRLGLAVMSPNNLICGRFLSRTKTSEFSKGDLKKRIRQALSLREMTYSQPYYRLVHGDADWLPGLVIDRFDDVFSVQLNSVFMDQFGPTVVNVINEVFEPKAIVYRNDSIARSDEGLEPNVEVILGELPEEVILIENDTRFRVPIMDGQKTGWFFDHRENRARLNGMLKGKRVLDVFSYVGGWGVQAARHGASEVVCVDASAFACEEVLANAERNGVAEQVSAITGNAFEVMKQLVDQGEHFDVVIVDPPALIKRRKDLKQGEQAYHRLNQLAIRLLGSEGTLVSASCSMHLGRERLGEVVRVASRHVDRQAQIFFDGRQGFDHPVHPAIPETDYLKAIFCRVVRELS; encoded by the coding sequence ATGTCAGATAGCCTAAATACGCTCTTCCTCAAACGCGGTGCAGAGAAGCGCATTCGTGGTGGTCACCTGTGGCTCTATTCCAATGAAGTGGATAAGCAGCGCTCCTCATTGAAGACCTTTGGGTTAGGCGAACAGGTGTTAGTAAAAGCCCATGATGACAAGCGCTTAGGCTTGGCCGTGATGAGTCCGAATAACCTGATTTGCGGGCGTTTTCTGAGTAGAACTAAAACCTCTGAGTTTAGCAAGGGAGACTTGAAGAAGCGGATTCGCCAGGCATTGAGCTTACGTGAGATGACCTACTCTCAGCCCTATTATCGCTTGGTGCATGGTGATGCTGATTGGCTTCCTGGCTTGGTAATAGATCGTTTCGATGACGTGTTCTCGGTACAGCTAAATTCCGTGTTCATGGATCAGTTTGGACCAACAGTGGTCAACGTAATCAACGAAGTGTTCGAACCAAAGGCTATCGTTTATCGCAATGACTCAATTGCTCGATCGGATGAAGGTCTTGAGCCAAACGTGGAGGTCATCTTGGGCGAGCTTCCTGAAGAGGTCATCCTCATTGAGAACGACACGCGTTTCCGAGTGCCTATTATGGATGGGCAAAAGACAGGATGGTTCTTTGATCATCGCGAAAACCGCGCCCGCCTTAACGGTATGTTGAAAGGTAAGCGAGTGCTTGATGTCTTTAGTTATGTAGGTGGCTGGGGGGTTCAGGCCGCGCGCCACGGGGCGAGTGAAGTGGTCTGTGTTGATGCCTCTGCCTTTGCCTGCGAGGAAGTATTGGCGAACGCCGAGCGCAATGGCGTGGCGGAGCAGGTATCAGCAATTACCGGTAACGCCTTTGAAGTCATGAAGCAGCTAGTTGATCAGGGCGAACACTTTGATGTGGTTATCGTTGATCCCCCTGCGCTCATAAAGCGCCGCAAGGACTTGAAGCAGGGTGAACAGGCATATCATCGTCTCAACCAATTGGCGATTCGTTTACTGGGTAGCGAGGGTACGTTGGTTTCAGCGTCTTGCTCGATGCATCTAGGGCGGGAGCGCTTAGGTGAAGTGGTTCGTGTGGCAAGCCGGCATGTTGATCGTCAGGCACAAATATTCTTTGATGGCCGCCAGGGTTTCGATCATCCCGTACACCCAGCTATTCCAGAGACCGATTATCTCAAGGCGATTTTCTGTCGAGTAGTTCGCGAGCTATCATAA
- a CDS encoding ABC transporter permease, translating to MLKGARLAISYSPIAVVLVLVAAPVVALISSWGSVDVALWTHLWNTQLPALIANTLLLMLGVTIGVLLFGVSTAWLVSACEFPGRKWLSWALVLPMAMPAYVLAFVVLGMTDFGSPLQRFLAVQFPGFHIDLRHPVAVMVVLSLVFYPYVFLLARTAFRYQGITSIQAARTLGKGPWKAFFSVVLPMARPAIAAGLALALMETLADFGAVSVFNYQTFTTAIYKSWSSFYSLSTATQLASLLLLLVALLLVLERFNRSGRFAESSAQLQRFKLSGGAKWLASLWCFIIFLCAFLLPVFQLVVWAWDEFSMLQDRRFIGFISNTVKLGVMAMLVAVVLATLSQLANFYSRSKWLSYLQVFASLGYALPGSVMAVGMMIVGATVDGVLARHFLMGSALLLILAYVARFYAVANGPIETAMAKIKPSLLESARVLGVSENQQFRRVVLPLLSPGVYVAALMVLVDVMKEMPATLLLRPFGWDTLAIKIFELTSEGEWHQASVPALMLVVISILPVVYLLNKTTKNS from the coding sequence ATGCTGAAAGGGGCGAGGCTGGCAATTAGCTACAGCCCAATTGCCGTAGTGCTGGTGTTAGTCGCGGCCCCCGTGGTCGCGCTGATTAGTAGCTGGGGTAGTGTTGATGTGGCACTTTGGACTCACCTTTGGAATACTCAGCTCCCTGCGTTAATAGCTAATACACTACTGCTGATGCTAGGTGTCACTATTGGGGTGCTGCTCTTCGGCGTTTCAACGGCATGGCTGGTTTCGGCTTGTGAATTCCCTGGAAGAAAGTGGCTAAGTTGGGCCTTAGTTTTGCCTATGGCAATGCCGGCCTATGTGCTGGCCTTTGTGGTGTTGGGGATGACTGACTTTGGTTCTCCCTTACAGCGCTTCTTGGCCGTTCAGTTTCCTGGCTTTCACATCGATCTTCGCCACCCGGTTGCCGTTATGGTTGTGCTATCGTTGGTCTTCTACCCATACGTATTTCTTTTAGCCAGAACGGCGTTCCGCTATCAAGGCATCACTTCTATTCAAGCGGCGCGAACGCTTGGTAAGGGCCCTTGGAAAGCGTTCTTTAGTGTTGTGTTACCCATGGCGAGACCGGCAATCGCCGCTGGTTTAGCGTTAGCACTGATGGAGACCTTAGCCGACTTTGGCGCGGTATCAGTATTCAATTATCAGACCTTTACCACGGCCATCTATAAGAGTTGGTCCAGCTTCTATAGCCTCTCGACGGCCACCCAATTAGCCAGCCTCCTCTTACTGCTGGTTGCCCTGTTGCTGGTGCTTGAGCGGTTTAATCGCAGCGGCCGATTCGCGGAGTCTTCCGCTCAGCTTCAGCGTTTTAAATTGTCGGGTGGAGCAAAATGGTTAGCTAGCCTTTGGTGCTTCATCATCTTCTTGTGTGCCTTTCTGCTGCCAGTGTTTCAACTGGTAGTATGGGCTTGGGATGAATTTTCAATGCTTCAGGACCGGCGTTTTATCGGCTTTATTTCGAATACCGTCAAGCTTGGTGTTATGGCAATGTTAGTAGCGGTGGTGCTAGCGACTCTGTCGCAATTGGCTAACTTTTACAGTCGTAGTAAATGGCTTTCTTACCTGCAGGTGTTCGCTAGTCTTGGGTATGCATTACCTGGTTCTGTGATGGCAGTTGGGATGATGATCGTTGGCGCTACGGTTGATGGCGTGCTGGCTAGGCATTTCTTGATGGGCAGTGCTTTGCTGTTGATCTTGGCGTATGTTGCCCGATTCTATGCGGTAGCAAATGGACCTATAGAAACCGCGATGGCAAAGATTAAGCCCAGTTTACTTGAGTCTGCTCGCGTTTTGGGTGTGTCGGAAAATCAGCAGTTTCGGCGTGTTGTCTTGCCGCTTCTTAGTCCGGGTGTTTATGTTGCGGCGCTAATGGTATTAGTTGATGTGATGAAAGAGATGCCGGCAACCCTGCTGCTGCGGCCATTTGGATGGGACACGTTGGCAATTAAAATCTTCGAACTCACCAGTGAGGGGGAGTGGCATCAGGCTTCGGTACCAGCGTTAATGCTCGTAGTGATTTCCATTCTTCCGGTGGTTTACCTGCTGAATAAAACAACAAAAAACAGTTGA
- a CDS encoding 5-formyltetrahydrofolate cyclo-ligase: MSSDKSSLRKQCKAARNALSNIQQADNSHALCHALEAYLDQLPPQRIAAYFAFGAEISIDPLFAKHPRHQWFAPIITPEYGMKWGTADPSRLIHNEYGIREPSDLVKTSTRGFDIMLLPLVGFDLAGNRIGMGAGYYDRALGQLQDKPILIGCAHGVQECQSIAAEPWDVRLDAIATEKGLIWLS, encoded by the coding sequence ATGTCCTCAGATAAATCAAGCTTACGAAAGCAGTGCAAAGCAGCTCGCAACGCACTGTCGAACATTCAGCAAGCTGACAATAGCCACGCGCTTTGTCACGCGCTGGAAGCTTATCTTGACCAACTCCCCCCGCAGCGCATTGCGGCCTATTTCGCTTTTGGTGCGGAAATCTCGATTGATCCTTTGTTTGCTAAGCACCCACGCCATCAGTGGTTCGCTCCCATCATTACACCAGAATACGGCATGAAATGGGGAACGGCAGATCCCAGCCGGCTGATACATAATGAGTATGGAATTCGCGAACCGAGTGACCTAGTAAAGACTTCCACCAGAGGCTTTGACATCATGCTATTACCACTTGTCGGCTTCGACTTAGCGGGTAACCGCATTGGTATGGGAGCAGGTTATTACGATAGGGCACTGGGACAACTGCAAGACAAACCCATTCTGATTGGGTGCGCCCACGGCGTTCAGGAATGTCAGTCTATCGCAGCCGAACCTTGGGATGTTCGGCTTGATGCGATAGCGACCGAGAAAGGACTTATTTGGCTGAGCTAA
- a CDS encoding UPF0149 family protein: MSQTGKAFSLLEVALEDVGAVCTPAELHGYLTAGLCVKTGGDTRRAVDALLDAYGVEANEGFITTLNALRELARKQLEDVNMSFMLMLPEETAGLAARAQALAHWTEAFLAGFGMQGGAINDEGFFEDLSQIAQLDTSTEFSEEDEQELIEISEYVRLGIISLYIDARPQKVQ; the protein is encoded by the coding sequence ATGAGTCAAACTGGTAAAGCATTTAGTTTGCTGGAGGTCGCCCTCGAGGACGTCGGAGCGGTGTGCACGCCAGCCGAACTTCACGGTTATCTAACCGCTGGATTATGTGTGAAAACGGGCGGCGACACCCGTCGCGCGGTAGATGCATTGCTCGATGCATATGGTGTAGAGGCTAACGAGGGCTTTATCACTACTTTGAACGCTTTACGCGAGTTAGCACGTAAACAGTTAGAAGACGTTAACATGAGTTTCATGCTGATGTTGCCAGAAGAGACTGCAGGCCTGGCAGCTCGTGCGCAAGCTCTGGCCCATTGGACTGAAGCTTTTCTGGCTGGATTCGGTATGCAAGGTGGCGCAATTAATGATGAAGGTTTCTTCGAGGACTTGAGTCAAATTGCTCAATTGGATACTAGCACCGAGTTTAGCGAGGAAGATGAACAGGAACTGATCGAGATTAGCGAATACGTCCGCCTGGGGATTATCTCTCTTTACATTGACGCTAGGCCACAGAAGGTACAGTAA
- the gcvH gene encoding glycine cleavage system protein GcvH — protein MSNIPAELKYIDSHEWIRIEGDFAVVGVTDHAQDSLGDVVFVELPEVGAELGQGDESGVVESVKAASDIYSPLSGEVVEVNGLLEDAPETVNESPYEDGWFYKLRITDASELEGLLDAAAYQDICEDA, from the coding sequence ATGAGCAATATTCCAGCTGAACTAAAGTACATTGATTCACACGAGTGGATTCGTATCGAAGGTGACTTTGCGGTTGTCGGTGTTACTGACCACGCGCAGGATAGCCTCGGGGATGTCGTTTTCGTCGAGCTTCCAGAAGTAGGTGCAGAGCTTGGTCAAGGTGACGAGTCGGGTGTTGTTGAATCAGTGAAAGCAGCCTCGGATATTTACAGCCCGCTTTCCGGTGAAGTGGTAGAGGTTAACGGTCTGCTTGAAGATGCGCCAGAAACTGTTAACGAAAGCCCATACGAAGATGGTTGGTTCTACAAGCTTCGCATCACAGATGCTTCCGAACTAGAAGGCCTGCTTGATGCAGCAGCCTATCAGGATATTTGCGAAGACGCTTAA
- the pepP gene encoding Xaa-Pro aminopeptidase, with amino-acid sequence MTTELFAKEFAARRAALLDSMPDNSVAFIATASELIRSNDADHHFRPESNFYYLTGFPEPEAVAFLVKNGDEGRFVLCCRAKDKDREIWDGRRYGPEAAAEVFGADEAHPISDLEKVAVDLLADRDVLLNSNLRQQEQAALIESWMQGIRRQRKQGVRTPETRIDVDAMIAEMRLFKSAAEIELMRTAAKISADAHARAMKFVKPGCNEYHLEAEIAHEFAMRGARFPAYNSIVGAGENACILHYVENNAEVKDGDLVLIDAGCEYQMYAADITRTFPANGKFSAEQRAIYEVVLNAQHAAIAQIKPGNPYEAVHYAAVAVLVDGLIALGLLVGDAETLIADEAYKEYYMHGTGHWLGIDVHDVGDYRVAGSKTWRNFEPGMVLTVEPGIYVSPSNDAVDAKWRGIGVRIEDDILVTESGYENLTAAVPKSIEEIEALMESQ; translated from the coding sequence ATGACTACAGAATTGTTCGCCAAAGAGTTTGCCGCCCGCCGGGCCGCCTTACTCGATAGCATGCCCGATAATAGCGTTGCTTTTATCGCCACCGCCTCGGAGTTGATTCGCTCGAATGACGCGGATCATCATTTTCGTCCAGAATCGAACTTCTACTACTTGACCGGTTTCCCTGAACCCGAGGCGGTGGCTTTTTTAGTCAAGAACGGTGATGAAGGTCGGTTTGTGTTGTGCTGTAGGGCGAAGGATAAAGACAGAGAAATTTGGGATGGCCGGCGCTATGGTCCCGAAGCCGCGGCTGAAGTATTTGGTGCCGACGAAGCCCACCCAATCAGCGACTTAGAAAAAGTGGCGGTTGACTTATTGGCTGACCGAGATGTGTTATTGAACTCGAACCTCCGGCAGCAGGAGCAGGCAGCCCTAATCGAATCGTGGATGCAGGGAATTCGGCGCCAGCGTAAGCAAGGTGTGAGAACGCCGGAAACACGCATAGATGTGGATGCAATGATCGCCGAAATGCGTCTGTTCAAATCTGCGGCTGAAATCGAGTTAATGCGCACGGCGGCAAAGATCTCGGCAGATGCTCATGCTAGGGCAATGAAGTTTGTAAAGCCTGGTTGTAACGAGTACCACCTGGAGGCGGAGATCGCTCACGAGTTTGCCATGCGGGGCGCTCGCTTTCCTGCCTATAACTCCATTGTTGGCGCTGGAGAGAATGCGTGCATCTTGCACTACGTTGAAAACAATGCCGAAGTAAAAGACGGCGACCTTGTGTTAATCGATGCCGGCTGTGAATATCAGATGTACGCGGCAGATATCACCCGTACCTTTCCAGCAAATGGAAAATTCAGTGCAGAGCAGCGGGCTATCTATGAAGTGGTACTCAACGCTCAACACGCCGCCATTGCACAAATAAAGCCCGGGAACCCCTACGAAGCTGTTCATTATGCGGCGGTGGCGGTTCTTGTGGATGGCCTCATTGCATTGGGGCTGTTGGTTGGTGATGCCGAAACACTTATCGCCGATGAAGCCTACAAAGAGTATTACATGCATGGTACCGGACATTGGTTGGGAATTGATGTTCATGATGTGGGTGATTACCGTGTTGCTGGCTCAAAAACCTGGAGAAACTTTGAGCCGGGTATGGTCTTAACCGTTGAGCCTGGCATCTACGTCTCGCCAAGTAATGACGCTGTTGATGCCAAGTGGCGTGGTATTGGCGTGCGAATCGAGGATGATATTTTGGTCACCGAATCAGGTTATGAAAATCTGACTGCAGCGGTACCGAAATCAATCGAAGAAATTGAAGCGTTGATGGAAAGCCAGTAA
- a CDS encoding cell division protein ZapA, producing MASSNTIELTFLEREYEFNCPNEQREMLARAADKLNQRMTEIHENTTASRESVILMAALNLSFELEAQSQSQLAQPHVDHSPSSTASSTASTNTELDQAALVEIAERLHSLSSMIGDID from the coding sequence GTGGCCTCTAGCAATACCATTGAGCTGACTTTTTTAGAGCGTGAGTATGAGTTCAACTGCCCTAACGAGCAGCGAGAAATGTTAGCGAGAGCGGCCGACAAACTCAATCAGCGCATGACTGAAATACATGAGAATACCACCGCCTCTCGAGAATCGGTTATTCTGATGGCCGCCCTTAATTTGAGCTTTGAGCTTGAGGCGCAGAGTCAATCCCAGCTGGCACAACCCCATGTCGATCACTCACCATCATCAACAGCGTCTTCAACTGCTTCAACGAATACCGAACTCGACCAAGCAGCGCTAGTGGAAATTGCCGAAAGGTTACATTCTTTATCATCGATGATTGGTGATATCGACTAA
- a CDS encoding FAD-dependent monooxygenase — MTRSIVVIGGGIIGAVTAAHLAGTLPAEQVIVTLIDGGPAPEPTVEAAPADVRVVALTAASVSLLTQAKIWDRIPEQRRQKYQRMKVWDREGTGSIQFDANEAGLEELGWIVENSALNYAATEQLAEMGVRCVWNQKVERCFESDEGVSIEFSDGQQWHPDLLVAADGANSRIRDQLDIPVARASYEQRAIVATIASQGAHRNTAYQSFLSTGPVALLPLPTQNGQHFESLVWSADNDEAERLMALDSERFARELTAATEQVCGSLTLASERYSFPLQRSHANHYVGAGWVLLGDAAHTIHPLAGQGANLGFSDALVLAEELSKTLQRGVPLSVPLKRYERRRRGDNQLTGLSMSGFKWLFGTENPSLRVLRNWGLQRVDRLAVLKQWLLSQAQGR; from the coding sequence ATGACGCGAAGCATCGTAGTAATTGGTGGCGGTATTATTGGCGCCGTCACCGCGGCACACCTTGCCGGAACACTACCCGCGGAGCAAGTGATTGTCACGCTCATTGATGGCGGCCCGGCGCCCGAGCCGACGGTGGAAGCGGCGCCGGCCGACGTTCGCGTGGTGGCGTTGACAGCCGCATCAGTCAGTCTCTTAACTCAAGCAAAAATCTGGGATCGCATACCCGAGCAACGCCGCCAAAAATACCAGCGGATGAAGGTGTGGGATCGAGAAGGTACCGGAAGTATCCAGTTTGATGCTAACGAAGCTGGGCTCGAAGAGTTAGGTTGGATTGTTGAAAATTCAGCACTCAATTATGCTGCGACCGAACAGCTGGCTGAGATGGGTGTGCGCTGCGTTTGGAATCAGAAGGTTGAACGCTGCTTTGAAAGCGATGAAGGTGTCAGCATCGAGTTTTCTGACGGTCAGCAATGGCATCCTGATCTTCTGGTTGCGGCGGACGGTGCTAATTCCCGAATTCGCGACCAACTGGATATCCCGGTTGCGCGAGCATCCTATGAACAACGCGCTATCGTCGCGACCATCGCGTCGCAGGGCGCGCACCGGAATACCGCCTATCAGAGCTTTTTAAGTACAGGGCCGGTGGCGCTCTTACCCCTACCCACACAGAACGGTCAACACTTTGAGTCGCTAGTTTGGAGTGCAGACAACGATGAGGCCGAGCGGCTGATGGCGCTGGATAGTGAGCGCTTTGCCAGGGAATTAACCGCGGCAACGGAGCAGGTTTGCGGATCACTTACGTTAGCGTCTGAGCGGTATTCCTTCCCGCTTCAACGTAGTCATGCTAACCACTATGTAGGAGCGGGATGGGTGTTACTCGGCGATGCCGCTCACACCATTCATCCGCTGGCAGGGCAAGGTGCCAATTTGGGCTTTAGTGATGCTTTGGTTTTAGCAGAGGAGTTAAGTAAAACGTTACAGCGAGGTGTTCCGCTGTCAGTACCTTTGAAGCGCTATGAGCGTCGGCGTCGTGGCGATAATCAACTTACGGGTTTGTCCATGTCAGGGTTTAAATGGTTGTTCGGAACCGAGAATCCTAGTTTGCGTGTGCTGCGTAATTGGGGCTTACAGCGCGTGGATCGGCTTGCGGTCTTAAAACAATGGTTGCTAAGTCAGGCGCAAGGGCGATAG